Proteins from a genomic interval of Hornefia porci:
- a CDS encoding NAD(P)/FAD-dependent oxidoreductase, with amino-acid sequence MKVKRYRLTQLKLRLDESPNVIPEKIAKKFGHRDMQISDLTIVRKSVDARKKSDIRQVFTVDFTTDRELDLPVPKDVSYRPVPSGKEPMKHRPVIVGLGPCGIFCGMTLAERGYRPVIVERGYDMDTRIKVVNEFWNRGIFNPECNVQYGEGGAGTFSDGKLTTGIRDPRRFKVLDEFIEAGADPEIRYVQKPHVGTDILRHIVRNMRYKIENMGGDVEFDARMNRITTEGDRLTGLVIQQGYQLRHIDADNLILAMGHSSRDTLRSLLKSGLHMEQKPFSIGVRIEHPQQMVDESQYGSEAGNPYLPHATYKLVHHCENGRGVYTFCMCPGGEVIVASSETGRVVTNGMSYRQRNSGVANSGLLVDVRTSDFGSNHPLSGMEFQEKYEEIAFRNGGGNYKAPQTTWADFRDNTAAAQPVVESLPAFAVDAIREAMPHLGQKLKGFDADDARMTAVETRSSSPVRILRDEHFESNIKGLFPGGEGAGYAGGIMSSAVDGIRLAEEIIRRYAPME; translated from the coding sequence ATGAAGGTAAAAAGATACAGATTAACACAGTTGAAACTCAGACTTGACGAATCACCGAATGTGATCCCCGAAAAAATCGCAAAGAAATTCGGCCACAGGGACATGCAGATCAGTGATCTGACCATCGTCCGGAAATCGGTGGACGCCAGGAAAAAATCGGATATCCGCCAGGTGTTCACGGTGGATTTCACAACAGACCGGGAGCTGGATCTGCCTGTGCCGAAGGATGTCAGTTACCGGCCTGTGCCGTCGGGGAAAGAGCCGATGAAGCACCGTCCTGTCATCGTGGGCCTCGGACCCTGCGGGATTTTCTGCGGAATGACGCTGGCGGAACGGGGATACCGTCCGGTGATCGTGGAGCGCGGATACGATATGGATACCCGGATCAAGGTGGTCAATGAGTTCTGGAACCGAGGAATCTTCAATCCGGAGTGCAACGTTCAGTACGGCGAGGGCGGCGCGGGAACCTTTTCTGACGGAAAACTGACGACGGGCATCCGGGATCCGCGGAGATTCAAGGTTCTGGATGAATTCATCGAGGCGGGCGCGGATCCGGAGATCCGCTATGTGCAGAAGCCGCACGTGGGTACGGACATTCTGCGCCATATCGTCCGGAACATGCGTTATAAAATTGAGAATATGGGCGGCGATGTGGAATTTGACGCCCGCATGAACCGCATTACCACGGAGGGGGACCGGCTGACCGGACTGGTGATTCAGCAGGGATATCAGCTCCGTCACATCGACGCGGACAATCTGATTCTGGCGATGGGTCACAGCTCGCGGGATACGCTGCGCAGCCTGCTGAAATCAGGTCTTCACATGGAGCAGAAACCGTTCTCCATCGGCGTTCGGATCGAGCATCCGCAGCAGATGGTGGATGAATCGCAGTACGGCAGCGAGGCGGGAAATCCGTATCTGCCTCATGCGACCTACAAGCTGGTGCATCACTGCGAAAACGGACGCGGCGTGTATACCTTCTGCATGTGCCCCGGCGGCGAGGTTATCGTGGCCTCATCGGAAACCGGAAGGGTGGTGACCAATGGAATGAGCTATCGACAAAGGAACAGCGGCGTGGCCAACAGCGGACTCCTGGTGGATGTGCGCACCTCGGACTTCGGCAGCAATCACCCCCTGTCCGGCATGGAATTTCAGGAAAAATATGAGGAAATCGCCTTCCGCAACGGTGGAGGAAACTACAAAGCGCCTCAGACGACATGGGCGGATTTCCGCGACAATACCGCAGCCGCACAGCCTGTCGTCGAGAGTCTTCCGGCCTTTGCTGTCGACGCGATCCGGGAAGCGATGCCGCATCTGGGACAGAAGCTGAAGGGCTTCGACGCCGATGACGCCAGGATGACAGCCGTGGAGACCAGAAGCTCCTCCCCGGTCCGCATCCTTCGCGATGAGCATTTCGAGAGCAATATCAAGGGGCTTTTCCCCGGAGGCGAAGGCGCGGGCTACGCCGGCGGCATCATGAGCAGTGCCGTGGACGGAATCCGGCTGGCAGAGGAGATAATCCGCCGCTATGCGCCGATGGAGTGA
- the gpmI gene encoding 2,3-bisphosphoglycerate-independent phosphoglycerate mutase, producing MNNKKPTMLLIMDGFGLNDKVHGNAIAQANKPALDRIFREYPTTRLDACGEAVGLPAGQMGNSEVGHLNIGAGRVVFQELSRITKDAESKHMYENPALRQAMEHAKNNGGTLHLFGLLSDGGVHSHIDHLFALLDMAKEQSLTDISVHCFLDGRDVPPRCAKKYIAQLEEKLASLGVGRVASVAGRYYAMDRDKRWDRVQKAYDTMTLANGLTAPSGAEAVDAAYARDENDEFVQPAAVLDQDGNPSVVRDGDSVIMFNFRPDRAREITRTFVDPDFDGFRREKIIRDLSYVCMTTYDAAMPNVTVAYPPETYRNTLGEYISSLGLKQLRIAETEKYAHVTFFFNGGVEAPNPGEDRILVPSPKVATYDLQPEMSAYEVTDKVLEQIAADKYDVIILNFANADMVGHTGIMPAAVKAIETLNDCVPRIADAVLEKGGQILLTADHGNADVMLDDDDNVVTAHSLNQVPLVHISREPRQLADGGKLADIAPTMLTLMDIPVPPEMTGNVLVK from the coding sequence ATGAACAATAAAAAACCGACAATGCTGCTGATCATGGACGGCTTCGGCCTGAATGACAAGGTCCACGGAAACGCCATCGCACAGGCGAACAAGCCGGCACTGGACAGGATTTTCAGGGAATATCCGACGACGAGGCTGGACGCCTGCGGAGAGGCGGTCGGTCTGCCCGCGGGTCAGATGGGAAACTCCGAGGTGGGTCATCTGAATATCGGTGCGGGACGCGTCGTCTTTCAGGAACTGAGCCGCATCACAAAGGACGCCGAATCGAAGCACATGTATGAAAATCCGGCCCTGCGTCAGGCCATGGAGCATGCGAAGAATAACGGCGGCACGCTCCATCTCTTCGGTCTGCTGTCGGACGGCGGCGTACACAGCCATATCGACCATCTGTTCGCCCTTCTGGATATGGCGAAGGAACAGAGTCTGACGGACATCAGCGTCCATTGTTTCCTGGACGGCCGCGATGTGCCGCCCCGCTGCGCGAAGAAATACATCGCTCAGCTGGAGGAGAAGCTCGCGTCTCTCGGAGTCGGCCGCGTCGCATCCGTCGCGGGACGCTATTATGCGATGGACAGAGACAAAAGATGGGACAGAGTGCAGAAGGCCTACGACACCATGACACTCGCGAACGGGCTCACCGCTCCCTCCGGCGCGGAGGCCGTCGACGCCGCATACGCCAGAGACGAAAACGATGAATTCGTCCAACCCGCCGCCGTACTGGATCAGGACGGAAATCCCTCTGTCGTTAGAGACGGCGATTCTGTCATCATGTTCAACTTCCGGCCGGACAGAGCCAGAGAAATCACCCGTACCTTCGTGGATCCGGATTTCGACGGATTCAGACGAGAGAAAATCATCCGGGATCTCAGTTACGTCTGCATGACCACTTACGACGCAGCCATGCCGAACGTCACCGTTGCATATCCGCCTGAAACCTACAGAAACACCCTGGGCGAATACATTTCCTCACTGGGTCTGAAGCAGCTGCGCATCGCGGAAACCGAGAAATACGCTCATGTCACGTTCTTCTTCAACGGCGGCGTGGAAGCGCCGAATCCGGGAGAAGACCGGATCCTCGTGCCTTCGCCGAAGGTGGCGACCTACGATCTCCAGCCGGAGATGAGTGCGTATGAGGTTACGGACAAGGTGCTGGAGCAGATCGCCGCAGATAAATACGATGTGATCATTCTGAACTTCGCCAACGCCGATATGGTCGGCCACACCGGAATTATGCCGGCGGCAGTGAAGGCTATCGAAACACTGAACGACTGTGTTCCCCGCATCGCAGACGCGGTTCTCGAAAAGGGAGGCCAGATTCTGCTGACCGCGGACCACGGAAACGCGGACGTCATGCTGGACGACGATGACAACGTCGTCACCGCCCACTCCCTGAATCAGGTTCCGCTGGTCCATATTTCCAGAGAGCCCCGCCAACTGGCCGACGGCGGAAAGCTGGCCGATATCGCACCCACCATGCTGACGCTGATGGACATCCCGGTTCCGCCTGAAATGACCGGAAACGTACTGGTGAAATAG
- a CDS encoding NAD(P)/FAD-dependent oxidoreductase: MSGICIIGGGASGMAAAITAKKYAPDRTVIILEKMKEPGRKLKATGNGRCNLSNAECDGYIRILDFFGGIGVMTRTEESGRIYPYSEDAADVVEALRGQLKDMGVRTVCHAEVTAAEKTADGFQVSWNGGRLLADRLLIASGGKAGPKFGSTGDGYRLARGLGHTVTRLAPALTAVETRENLRGLSGVREKCVVRLLRQGSVLCEERGEIQFTDYGISGICVFNLSRFLELPEGRSRKDGFDGYEIRVDLLPEIQDAEALLARRAGTGVPADRLLCSLIKRPLAREISARAGDNLPELARQLKEFTVHPADLRGWQYAQVTRGGVPYSEIDPETMESRLCPGLFFAGEILDYDGPCGGYNLQHAWETGIRAGKGLAG; the protein is encoded by the coding sequence GACGGTCATCATTCTGGAAAAGATGAAGGAACCCGGGCGGAAGCTGAAGGCCACGGGAAACGGCAGATGCAATCTGTCAAACGCGGAGTGTGACGGTTATATAAGGATATTGGATTTCTTCGGCGGAATCGGTGTGATGACCCGTACAGAGGAATCGGGCAGGATATATCCGTACAGCGAGGATGCGGCAGATGTGGTGGAGGCGCTGCGCGGACAGCTGAAGGACATGGGCGTCCGGACGGTCTGTCATGCAGAGGTGACCGCGGCGGAGAAGACTGCGGACGGGTTTCAGGTGTCCTGGAACGGCGGACGGCTTCTGGCGGACCGTCTTCTGATCGCCTCAGGCGGGAAGGCCGGACCGAAGTTCGGGAGCACCGGCGACGGATACCGCCTTGCCCGCGGGCTGGGACATACGGTGACCCGGCTGGCGCCGGCGCTGACTGCCGTTGAAACGCGGGAAAACCTGCGCGGACTTTCCGGCGTGAGAGAGAAGTGTGTCGTCCGTCTGCTCCGGCAGGGAAGTGTTCTGTGCGAGGAGCGAGGCGAAATACAGTTTACGGACTACGGCATTTCCGGAATATGCGTGTTCAATCTTTCCCGGTTTCTGGAGCTTCCGGAGGGACGCAGCCGGAAGGACGGATTCGACGGCTATGAGATCCGGGTCGACCTCCTGCCGGAGATTCAGGACGCGGAAGCGCTTCTGGCCCGGCGGGCAGGCACGGGAGTGCCGGCGGACAGGCTTTTGTGCAGCCTGATAAAACGGCCTCTTGCGAGGGAAATCAGCGCAAGGGCCGGAGACAATCTCCCGGAGCTGGCGCGTCAGCTGAAAGAATTCACGGTGCACCCTGCGGATCTTCGAGGATGGCAGTATGCGCAGGTCACCCGGGGCGGGGTGCCCTATAGCGAAATCGACCCGGAGACGATGGAGTCGAGGCTCTGTCCGGGGCTGTTCTTCGCGGGAGAGATTCTGGATTATGACGGCCCGTGCGGAGGGTATAATTTGCAGCACGCCTGGGAAACAGGAATCAGAGCAGGAAAGGGACTGGCAGGATGA